A portion of the Fulvia fulva chromosome 1, complete sequence genome contains these proteins:
- a CDS encoding putative DNA primase large subunit produces the protein MLAISSAPRMSGKKRAFEPRKAQFQKATWQEQEYAHRMNFYVIPPTGHVTLEEFEEWGIARLKVLAELEACQLRNKLPEETAEYMRPILDKHLPLSSNSSRNSELSLQRKRDHYSHWILRLAFSSTQDLRQRFTRLEAQLFKLRIAQDDLRERREFIESLPMSWQVVGEEEKSTLLEDLKAATNCRKEDELSWFKCEWENVPELVERRQVLLKRGKAYVHAREQMNMVVNEFSRQLGSGLELAARFLPRMDEDNRLAPILHHLSQSFVAPDAGYVESSSLSDITNITAASIDGQSQHFPLCMQNLHRELRKNSHLKHFGRLQYTLFLKGIGLSLQEAILFWRKSFTLITDDKFKSEYLYNVRHSYGDVGGDSNRRGRGYTPYSCQKLLTEALPSSGQQHGCPYRTYSPDNLVSLLQSVGVPDRELLKSVREDVGRQRYHIACNRVFESTHKNEIKKVKDESLWPASELDTILHPNTYFKRSFMLKNLGKIQNGDIGMEGPTQSSAE, from the exons ATGCTCGCGATATCCTCAGCACCTCGCATGAGCGGGAAGAAACGCGCCTTCGAACCACGAAAAGCACAATTCCAAAAGGCAACATGGCAGGAGCAAGAGTACGCCCATCGCATGAACTTCTACGTGATTCCACCCACCGGCCATGTCACACTGGAAGAGTTCGAAGAATGGGGCATTGCACGTCTGAAAGTGCTGGCCGAGCTGGAAGCGTGTCAGTTGCGGAACAAATTACCCGAAGAGACAGCAGAATACATGCGACCCATCCTCGATAAACACCTGCCACTTTCCTCCAACAGCTCGCGAAACAGCGAACTGTCACTCCAACGAAAGCGAGATCACTACAGCCATTGGATCCTTCGACTGGCGTTTTCGAGCACACAGGACTTGCGACAACGATTCACACGGCTAGAGGCACAGCTCTTCAAGCTGAGGATAGCTCAGGATGATTTGCGAGAGAGGAGGGAGTTCATCGAATCGCTCCCCATGTCGTGGCAAGTGGTGGGCGAAGAGGAGAAGTCAACGTTGCTGGAAGATCTGAAAGCAGCCACAAACTGCAGGAAAGAAGATGAGCTGAGTTGGTTCAAGTGCGAGTGGGAGAACGTGCCAGAGCTTGTCGAGAGGCGGCAAGTGCTGTTGAAGAGGGGAAAGGCATATGTGCATGCTCGGGAACAGATGAACATGGTCGTCAACGAGTTCTCGAGACAGCTGGGGTCTGGTCTGGAGCTGGCAGCACGATTTCTACCACGGATGGACGAGGACAATCGGCTCGCACCTATACTTCACCACTTGTCACAGTCTTTCGTGGCGCCAGATGCAGGGTATGTCGAGAGCTCAAGTTTGAGCGATATCACCAACATAACAGCCGCATCGATCGATGGACAAAGCCAGCACTTCCCGCTGTGCATGCAGAACCTACATCGCGAACTACGGAAGAACAGCCATTTGAAGCATTTCGGACGATTACAATACACACTCTTCCTCAAGGGCATCGGTTTGAGCCTGCAAGAGGCTATCCTGTTCTGGCGAAAGAGCTTCACACTGATCACAGACG ACAAATTCAAATCCGAATACCTCTACAACGTCCGCCACTCCTACGGCGACGTCGGCGGCGACTCAAACCGACGCGGCCGAGGCTACACCCCATACAGCTGTCAAAAGCTACTCACAGAAGCGCTCCCATCCTCCGGCCAACAACACGGCTGCCCATACCGCACCTACAGCCCCGACAATCTCGTCTCCCTCTTACAAAGCGTCGGCGTCCCAGATCGAGAGCTCCTAAAGAGCGTTCGCGAGGACGTTGGCAGGCAACGATATCACATTGCTTGCAACCGTGTCTTCGAGTCGACACATAAGAACGAGATTAAGAAG gtgAAGGATGAATCCCTCTGGCCAGCCTCGGAACTCGATACTATCTTGCATCCGAACACGTATTTCAAGCGCAGCTTTATGCTGAAGAACTTGGGGAAGATTCAGAATGGGGATATTGGGATGGAGGGGCCGACGCAGTCGAGTGCAGAGTAA